A single genomic interval of Oncorhynchus nerka isolate Pitt River unplaced genomic scaffold, Oner_Uvic_2.0 unplaced_scaffold_1065, whole genome shotgun sequence harbors:
- the LOC115119262 gene encoding ADP-ribosylation factor-binding protein GGA1-like isoform X1 produces the protein MAAPPEEESLESRVNKATNPLNKEADWDSIQGFCEQLNNEPEGPQLATRLLAHKIQSPQEWEAMQALMVLEMCMKNCGKRFHNEVGKFRFLNELIKVVSPKYLGTRAPEPVKKKVLEVMFSWTVGLPDEPKIADAYQMLKKQGIVKQDPVLPDEPLPPPPPRTKSVIFEDEEKSKMLSRLLNSTHPEDLRAANKLIKEMVQEDQKRMEKVSKRVNAIQEVKESVGLLTQLLGDYSKESSSQSNQELIKDLYQSCEKMRPTLFRLASDTEDDDEALADILQANDSLTQVINLYRQLVKGEEVNGDSTAMPILPGSSTALLDLTGLDTSPTGLPSYPDTLSLQTPSQELGISLLDDELMSLGLNDVTPNSTHTPQSGDWNSFQCSDSVEPVVPAVPTATVLLPAVTPIPQAPSGGAPAASPKALDELDLLGKTLLHQSLPPGTQHVNWDKLQPQSRPTLRDLQTKSSTNTTSTSTPSPVLAFPSEQPGSLLDSLPSLGPPTPAPQNDISLANVTVPLESIKPSSLLPVTVFDKHSLRVLFHFARDSPPSRPDVLVVIISMLSSAPIPVTNIRFQSAVPKVMKVKLQPPSGTELPAFNPILPPAAITQVLLLANPHKEMVRLRYKLTFDLGEESHDESGDIEQFPPPDTWGNL, from the exons ATGGCGGCGCCGCCAGAGGAGGAGAGCTTGGAGTCTCGCGTCA ACAAAGCCACCAACCCTCTGAACAAGGAGGCGGACTGGGACAGTATCCAGGGCTTCTGTGAACAGCTCAACAATGAGCCTGAAGG tCCTCAACTGGCTACCAGACTTTTGGCCCATAAGATCCAGTCACCCCAAGAATGGGAGGCCATGCAAGCACTAATG GTTCTAGAGATGTGCATGAAGAACTGTGGGAAGAGGTTCCACAATGAAGTGGGCAAATTCCGCTTCCTCAACGAGCTCATCAAGGTGGTCTCACCCAAG TACCTGGGTACTCGGGCCCCAGAGCCAGTGAAGAAGAAGGTTCTGGAGGTGATGTTCAGTTGGACGGTGGGTCTGCCTGACGAGCCCAAGATAGCAGACGCCTACCAGATGCTGAAGAAACAAG GCATTGTGAAGCAGGACCCGGTACTTCCTGATGagcccctcccaccccctccGCCCAGAACTAAGAGCGTCATATTTGAGGATGAAGAGAAGTCCAAG ATGCTGTCTCGGCTTTTGAATAGCACTCACCCTGAAGATCTAAGAGCAGCAAACAAACTCATTAAGGAAATGGTGCAGGAG GACCAGAAGCGAATGGAGAAGGTGTCAAAGCGTGTGAACGCCATCCAGGAGGTGAAGGAGAGTGTGGGCCTGCTGACCCAGCTACTGGGAGACTATAGCAAGGAGAGCAGCTCCCAGAGCAATCAGGAACTCATCAAG GACCTATACCAGAGCTGTGAAAAGATGAGGCCTACTTTGTTCCGATTGGCTAGCGACACAGAGGACGACGATGAGGCCTTGG CTGACATCCTGCAGGCCAACGACAGCCTGACTCAGGTCATCAACCTGTACAGACAGCTGGTGAAGGGAGAAGAGGTGAACGGAGACAGCACAGCCATGCCCATACtaccag GAAGTAGCACAGCCCTCCTAGACCTGACAGGGTTAGACACATCGCCCACTGGACTTCCCTCCTACCCAGACACCCTCTCACTACAGACCCCGTCACAAGAACTGGGTATCAGCCTGCTAGATGATGAGCTCATGTCACTAG GACTCAATGACGTAACGCCCAACTCTACCCACACTCCTCAGTCGGGAGACTGGAACTCCTTTCAG tgttctgacagtgtagagCCAGTCGTCCCAGCGGTGCCTACTGCAACAGTGTTGCTACCGGCCGTGACCCCTATCCCCCAGGCTCCATCAGGGGGGGCCCCCGCTGCTTCCCCTAAAGCCCTGGATGAGTTAGACCTGCTGGGCAAGACCCTGCTGCATCAGTCCCTACCCCCGGGGACGCAGCACGTCAATTG gGATAAACTGCAGCCCCAGTCCAGACCCACCCTGCGAGACCTCCAGACCAAGTCCAGTACCAACACTACTAGCACCTCCACCCCCAGTCCTGTCCTGGCCTTCCCTTCTGAGCAGCCTGGGTCTCTCCTAGACTCCCTGCCCAGCCTCGGGCCTCCTACCCCAGCCCCCCAGAACGACATCTCCTTAGCTAACGTGACTGTGCCCTTGGAATCAATCAAGCCCA gcagcttgttaccagtgactgtatttGACAAGCACAGTTTGCGGGTGCTGTTCCACTTTGCCCGTGACTCTCCTCCCTCTCGGCCTGACGTGCTGGTAGTGATCATCTCCATGTTGTCCTCCGCCCCCATACCAGTCACCAACATCCGTTTCCAGTCTGCAGTACCCAAG GTGATGAAGGTGAAGCTACAGCCTCCTTCAGGAACTGAGCTTCCAGCCTTCAACCCCATCTTACCCCCAGCTGCCATCACACAGGTCCTACTGCTGGCCAATCCTCACAAG GAGATGGTCCGGTTGCGATACAAGCTCACATTTGACCTGGGAGAAGAATCACACGACGAATCCGGCGATATAGAACAGTTCCCCCCTCCAGATACCTGGGGGAACCTTTAG
- the LOC115119262 gene encoding ADP-ribosylation factor-binding protein GGA1-like isoform X2, whose amino-acid sequence MQALMVLEMCMKNCGKRFHNEVGKFRFLNELIKVVSPKYLGTRAPEPVKKKVLEVMFSWTVGLPDEPKIADAYQMLKKQGIVKQDPVLPDEPLPPPPPRTKSVIFEDEEKSKMLSRLLNSTHPEDLRAANKLIKEMVQEDQKRMEKVSKRVNAIQEVKESVGLLTQLLGDYSKESSSQSNQELIKDLYQSCEKMRPTLFRLASDTEDDDEALADILQANDSLTQVINLYRQLVKGEEVNGDSTAMPILPGSSTALLDLTGLDTSPTGLPSYPDTLSLQTPSQELGISLLDDELMSLGLNDVTPNSTHTPQSGDWNSFQCSDSVEPVVPAVPTATVLLPAVTPIPQAPSGGAPAASPKALDELDLLGKTLLHQSLPPGTQHVNWDKLQPQSRPTLRDLQTKSSTNTTSTSTPSPVLAFPSEQPGSLLDSLPSLGPPTPAPQNDISLANVTVPLESIKPSSLLPVTVFDKHSLRVLFHFARDSPPSRPDVLVVIISMLSSAPIPVTNIRFQSAVPKVMKVKLQPPSGTELPAFNPILPPAAITQVLLLANPHKEMVRLRYKLTFDLGEESHDESGDIEQFPPPDTWGNL is encoded by the exons ATGCAAGCACTAATG GTTCTAGAGATGTGCATGAAGAACTGTGGGAAGAGGTTCCACAATGAAGTGGGCAAATTCCGCTTCCTCAACGAGCTCATCAAGGTGGTCTCACCCAAG TACCTGGGTACTCGGGCCCCAGAGCCAGTGAAGAAGAAGGTTCTGGAGGTGATGTTCAGTTGGACGGTGGGTCTGCCTGACGAGCCCAAGATAGCAGACGCCTACCAGATGCTGAAGAAACAAG GCATTGTGAAGCAGGACCCGGTACTTCCTGATGagcccctcccaccccctccGCCCAGAACTAAGAGCGTCATATTTGAGGATGAAGAGAAGTCCAAG ATGCTGTCTCGGCTTTTGAATAGCACTCACCCTGAAGATCTAAGAGCAGCAAACAAACTCATTAAGGAAATGGTGCAGGAG GACCAGAAGCGAATGGAGAAGGTGTCAAAGCGTGTGAACGCCATCCAGGAGGTGAAGGAGAGTGTGGGCCTGCTGACCCAGCTACTGGGAGACTATAGCAAGGAGAGCAGCTCCCAGAGCAATCAGGAACTCATCAAG GACCTATACCAGAGCTGTGAAAAGATGAGGCCTACTTTGTTCCGATTGGCTAGCGACACAGAGGACGACGATGAGGCCTTGG CTGACATCCTGCAGGCCAACGACAGCCTGACTCAGGTCATCAACCTGTACAGACAGCTGGTGAAGGGAGAAGAGGTGAACGGAGACAGCACAGCCATGCCCATACtaccag GAAGTAGCACAGCCCTCCTAGACCTGACAGGGTTAGACACATCGCCCACTGGACTTCCCTCCTACCCAGACACCCTCTCACTACAGACCCCGTCACAAGAACTGGGTATCAGCCTGCTAGATGATGAGCTCATGTCACTAG GACTCAATGACGTAACGCCCAACTCTACCCACACTCCTCAGTCGGGAGACTGGAACTCCTTTCAG tgttctgacagtgtagagCCAGTCGTCCCAGCGGTGCCTACTGCAACAGTGTTGCTACCGGCCGTGACCCCTATCCCCCAGGCTCCATCAGGGGGGGCCCCCGCTGCTTCCCCTAAAGCCCTGGATGAGTTAGACCTGCTGGGCAAGACCCTGCTGCATCAGTCCCTACCCCCGGGGACGCAGCACGTCAATTG gGATAAACTGCAGCCCCAGTCCAGACCCACCCTGCGAGACCTCCAGACCAAGTCCAGTACCAACACTACTAGCACCTCCACCCCCAGTCCTGTCCTGGCCTTCCCTTCTGAGCAGCCTGGGTCTCTCCTAGACTCCCTGCCCAGCCTCGGGCCTCCTACCCCAGCCCCCCAGAACGACATCTCCTTAGCTAACGTGACTGTGCCCTTGGAATCAATCAAGCCCA gcagcttgttaccagtgactgtatttGACAAGCACAGTTTGCGGGTGCTGTTCCACTTTGCCCGTGACTCTCCTCCCTCTCGGCCTGACGTGCTGGTAGTGATCATCTCCATGTTGTCCTCCGCCCCCATACCAGTCACCAACATCCGTTTCCAGTCTGCAGTACCCAAG GTGATGAAGGTGAAGCTACAGCCTCCTTCAGGAACTGAGCTTCCAGCCTTCAACCCCATCTTACCCCCAGCTGCCATCACACAGGTCCTACTGCTGGCCAATCCTCACAAG GAGATGGTCCGGTTGCGATACAAGCTCACATTTGACCTGGGAGAAGAATCACACGACGAATCCGGCGATATAGAACAGTTCCCCCCTCCAGATACCTGGGGGAACCTTTAG